From one Mytilus edulis chromosome 1, xbMytEdul2.2, whole genome shotgun sequence genomic stretch:
- the LOC139487614 gene encoding uncharacterized protein, whose protein sequence is MEKKGKNMKIQKKGKIGTEKSFEDTVSESDFVEDELTTNKLDEHRKALLGNFGKDILEAAVDVLRDEFMQIAIEGGRYGAKLALLGKDLVESHKQEIEKKESELFELKREKRELENELQREKVKNDKLEATIKQKEREIKKRQDELDKMKRLMKKKENDLASEQRAHNQREDALKSELQKLKTKYNDLSGKHLAKKASGNIAKEELSKLRKKITELEQQLEQANAKKKVGK, encoded by the exons atggAAAAGAAAGGGAAAAATATGAAGATTCAAAAGAAAGGAAAGATCGGAACTGAAAAATCATTTGAAG ATACTGTCAGTGAATCAGACTTTGTGGAAGACGAATTAACAACAAATAAATTAGATGAACACAGAAAGGCACTATTGGG GAAttttggaaaagatattttggaGGCCGCTGTTGATGTTTTGAGAGATGAATTTATGCAGATTGCCATCGAAGGAGGTCGATATGGTGCAAAACTTGCGTTACTTggcaaagatctggttgaaagtCATAAACAAGAAATCGAGAAAAAGGAAAGCGAGCTTTTCGaattaaaaagagaaaagagaGAGCTTGAGAATGAACTACAAAGGGAAAAAGTAAAGAACGATAAATTAGAGGCGACAATAAAGCAAAAAGAAAGGGAAATCAAAAAGAGGCAGGATGAGTTGGATAAAATGAAAAGATtgatgaaaaagaaagaaaacgaTTTAGCTTCCGAACAAAGGGCACATAATCAAAGAGAAGATGCACTTAAGTCTGAGCTACAAAAATTGAagacaaaatataatgatttgagCGGTAAACATCTGGCCAAAAAAGCTTCTGGTAACATTGCAAAGGAAGAGCTCTCAAAACTACGGAAGAAAATAACAGAACTTGAGCAACAGCTGGAACAAGCtaatgcaaagaaaaaagtagGGAAATAG
- the LOC139487622 gene encoding coiled-coil domain-containing protein 102A-like: protein MEKKVDQTKISKTGKNETEQSLTDTDNMSDFIEDESENSLDAQKQREAMLGFRKFGKELMTAAVDVLREEFKQIAIEGGQHGAKIALLGEDLVKKHQKEIDNKESELLELKREKRELENELTKQKVRNEELETTIKQKEEEIERMQDEIDQMKRLMIKKEKELASNQTVPNERENQLKAELEKLKKKYNHVSARFQAKNSSDNVAQSELPKLRKRITELELQLEQTKGKKKK, encoded by the exons ATGGAAAAGAAAGTGGACCAAACGAAGATTTCAAAGACCGGGAAGAATGAAACTGAACAATCATTGACAG ATACTGACAATATGTCAGACTTTATAGAAGACGAATCAGAAAATTCGTTAGATGCTCAGAAACAAAGAGAGGCTATGCTCGG TTTTAGGAAGTTTGGAAAAGAGCTTATGACGGCCGCTGTTGATGTTTTGAGAGAGGAATTTAAACAAATTGCCATCGAAGGAGGTCAACATGGCGCCAAAATCGCCCTACTCGGAGAAGATCTAGTTAAAAAGCATCAAAAAGAAATCGATAATAAGGAAAGTGAgcttttagaattaaaaagagaaaagagGGAACTAGAAAACGAGCTGACAAAGCAAAAGGTAAGGAATGAGGAATTAGAAAcgacaataaaacaaaaagagGAGGAAATTGAAAGAATGCAGGATGAAATAGACCAAATGAAAAGATTGAtgataaagaaagaaaaagaattaGCGTCCAACCAAACGGTTCCTAATGAAAGAGAAAATCAGCTGAAAGCGGAGCTAGAAAAgctaaagaaaaaatacaatcaTGTGAGCGCTCGATTTCAAGCAAAAAATTCTTCCGACAACGTTGCACAATCAGAACTCCCAAAACTACGGAAGAGAATAACAGAACTTGAGCTGCAACTGGAACAAACTAAAGGGAAGAAAAAGAAGTGA